One genomic window of Candidatus Nitrospira inopinata includes the following:
- a CDS encoding Tc toxin subunit A-related protein, which translates to MNKIAFPLKPQMRGQKVANLQDALKLLLERSAIKAMEPPNRPTVDELRALAEALRAERASKVFGDATRQIVFLLQIQNGLGDGRGGVVDEPTAELLNRLTDKLTGEERRPEFVVRGTVRDADGHPVMGALIRAFDRDMRREQPLGSARADANGRYRIEYSSQQFRRAEKGRADLVVRVVDAQGNERAVSKTVFHADLDQVIDLTLPEDKHPDDSEFEYVLRQLAPLIENVPPAELTDQDLDFLANEARVPRERLTFIRMDAQWQRQTGLPAGVFYGLLRQGLPTDRRRLLAEPTSRIEQALKASLEQQIVPQRLGNVFKDILRQLNDLAVKAAFEPGDETTAVPLGLLLGTAPDLSDERRQAFVRFSLQNDGDEDFWDRLRGTPRFDDATVAAAQFTVGLGALSSHLPLVRLIQSERTQGRVTRLRDLASWTWNEWRGLIARAGAPPDTPGRTEAEKTDGYATQMTRLVEAIFPTASVAYKLGRSTRLEIPFKRDISRFLLNTEGFDLKRTHIDSFVREHGAPADVADVEGFARELKRLQRVFKLVPEHDKFEAMEALLRQGLDSAHAVYARGEATLLRELNEPLGGESPVAEVVRKAGHIVDVSQFLHAAYAPGFRRTRLAVTEDPSPWIAEMPDLRALFGSQSFCACEHCRSVYSPAAYLVDLLHWLESVPGTRGDRNALAVLSSRRPDLQEIELSCANTNTALPYIDLVNEMLERAVAPLLFSLSAADFTEIPALARELDGGAVPRRVRVAFTEAGVDLSETPVVTVAAAGREWTLADKGRTYRIGRRGDEGLIVAPGTPQTRGVAEELRVHPEHIHAPAYERLAAAIYPWTLPFDLFAEEARLFLEHLRVPRHRLMAVMRRDGAASLLDVASERLRLTAAEHAILTGTSDREPWACWGLRETGNVVDEPATGTTVSLAWIDALRRVPVFLRQSGLQFDELKTLLEAKYVNPDGGLVIEFPVPATPEEAVRASMCDVEKARIALPTDEAQARAALERIERFVRLRRTLGWSVPELDAALRALGGSGLTTGLLIDLARILELREAVKVPPIEMLSWWHTIDTVSYRNRPSFYDQVFLNKGVLNPVDPVFALNRDRTELFGAGSPLADHVTALMAGLGVTESELGALLQALDGTSRTLDLRVLSALYRTVSLARALRLSIKDLLALKALSGRDPFADPRASHEFVETVALVRTIPIGIGQLDYLLNHRVEHPSASYIPGEAETAQFLVALRRMLRAIADETAEAPDPAGERVRDTLAALLPAELAERAEILVRGTSTETEDVQRAFIGEHFAPFLTAGGIAVADAQRALVGPDALRDQESRFNYVAPILLRYLRRSSLVKQQVADALGLDLAAADRLLTALVPSRFDRRQAAIADFLAPVFVAGEIDPITRASLPHQFDSFVLLSKIAILVKALGIPTTMLDWLFIQAPALGWLDLAALPLTPTASDDPERPARFAAWLRMARAARLEGELPRGGPSLYALLARLNAVDTAAPANEKNGAKTAFFAGLLERTRWRAEDLESLVGAADDHEATGLLGLRFPDDWSGERGLERLEHLTQVFRQLRALGVSAEQAWSWGAPVMTAGLASDIRKAVKARYDVEQWRRIATPLRDALRERQRDALVSHLIAHGAATETAPTFKNANDLFAHYLIDTEMSACMMTSRIKQANGAVQLFVQRCLMNLEPGLALTARDAEQWQWMKTYRVWEANRKAFLYPENWIEPELRDDKSPFFKELEHALLQNEVREDVVENAFATYLHRLGEVARLEMAGMYQQTEPGPDGVNVLHVFGRTRNTPHLYFYRRWVNRSYWTPWERVDVDIQGDHLIPVVWNRRLYLFWPIFTEKAVESSRISEADTGTPPRKYWQIQLAWSEYKNGMWTAKRVSPTLTDVTDPDHLFDFASQSTYFFSVSATSADELVFNVARMTGWVETRGNIQLSGQDGVVTPRRGAPFPRRRGPVGSEEHYMKFRDDALERWLYLPTTTGHDRVLETTLGTYYILPGHQRHDFTATDGPFFYEDDLRTFCIRPELTARSDSPGRLVRGALEPGRDLDVRFTSGYRFLSFYHPYVGTLINQLNRHGIDGLLAADRVGEVPLLSRQQIEAYYFGPEAPERRSENLYRPTRSVVQPYPKDEIDFSHGGAYSLYNWELFFHAPLLIADRLGRNQRFEEAMRWFHYIFDPTVGEDRSLSERDRRSPARYWKVKPFFENEQVDEAGRPHAIRFLLRLLHYDGRRADWRELKAEFENQIRQWRDNPFKPHLIARLRISAYQWAVVMKYLDNLIAWGDQLFRKDTIESINEATLLYVRAAEILGDRPVQLAGEEMSAKTYRDLNESGLDAFGNAAIENLPGVDADGDIGGTGAGAPLFRSLYFCAPPNDKLLGYWDTVADRLFKIRHCMNIESRVRELPLFEPPIDPALLVRAAAAGVDLRSALSDIHAPLPHYRFRVMLQKAVEFCGDVKALGAALLASLEKKDGEAMALLRAGHEVGLLESLRHVKTMQVDEAKEAVEGLRKSRSVVEARWHFYREIKKVSDQEKTYKDLLVVAHAFGLVAQGIQAGVSAAHLLPNFDVGTAGWAATPVVKASFGGNNFGSALQAAAGVVNMLATHYAHDANMASIQGAHERRWAEWKLNEELASKELDQIDKQIAAAEIRLAIAKKDLENHDKQIENAKEVDAFMREKFTNQELYNWMVSQVSGLYFQGYQMAYELAKRAERALRHELALLDANFITFGHWDNLKKGLLAGEKLHHDLKRMEVAYLERNRREYELTKHVSLAQLDPLALLQLKQTGECEFAIPEMLFDFDHPGHYMRRIKTVGLTIPCVVGPYISVGAKLTLTRSRFRTSADIAAGYAYGGPDDDRFTHDPIGIQSIATSTAQRDAGLFELNFGDDRYLPFEGAGAVSEWHLELPGEHRQFDYHTISDVILHVRYTAREGGDSLRDAAVAQITRFIEDGRAAGSVRLFSVRHEFPGEWHRFKTQTPPEGQRHELVLALRPEHYPFWAQGRLNGVSRIDLLARSSRSGVTVADRAIGGNTDNLNRDAALGNLLVGGLTAIPLPTRPTGEVSLYFENAELDDLWLAVSWTG; encoded by the coding sequence TTGAACAAAATCGCTTTTCCATTGAAACCCCAAATGCGCGGCCAAAAGGTGGCCAACCTGCAGGACGCGCTGAAACTTCTGCTCGAACGCAGCGCCATCAAGGCGATGGAGCCGCCGAACCGTCCCACGGTCGATGAGCTGCGAGCGCTGGCCGAGGCGTTGCGCGCCGAGCGTGCATCGAAGGTCTTCGGCGACGCGACGCGGCAGATCGTGTTCCTGCTGCAGATCCAGAACGGCCTCGGCGACGGCCGTGGCGGCGTGGTGGACGAGCCTACGGCGGAATTGCTCAATCGATTGACTGATAAGCTGACGGGAGAAGAACGCCGGCCTGAATTCGTCGTCCGGGGGACGGTCCGGGATGCCGATGGGCACCCCGTCATGGGCGCGCTCATTCGCGCCTTCGACCGCGACATGCGCCGTGAGCAACCGCTGGGCTCGGCACGGGCCGACGCCAACGGCCGCTACCGGATCGAGTACTCCTCTCAGCAGTTTCGCCGCGCCGAGAAGGGCCGCGCCGACCTGGTGGTTCGGGTGGTGGATGCCCAGGGCAACGAGCGGGCGGTCTCGAAGACCGTCTTTCATGCCGACCTCGACCAGGTGATCGACCTCACCCTGCCCGAGGACAAGCACCCGGACGACTCGGAGTTCGAGTATGTTCTCAGGCAGCTTGCGCCGCTGATCGAGAACGTGCCGCCGGCCGAACTGACCGACCAGGACCTCGACTTCCTCGCCAACGAAGCCCGGGTACCGCGCGAACGGCTTACGTTCATCCGCATGGATGCCCAGTGGCAGCGACAGACCGGACTGCCAGCCGGGGTGTTCTATGGCCTCCTGCGCCAGGGCTTGCCGACGGACCGCCGCCGGCTGCTGGCCGAGCCCACGAGCCGCATCGAGCAGGCGCTGAAGGCCTCGCTGGAACAGCAGATCGTTCCGCAACGCCTGGGCAATGTGTTCAAGGACATCCTCCGGCAACTGAACGATCTCGCGGTCAAGGCGGCGTTCGAGCCGGGCGATGAAACGACAGCCGTGCCGCTGGGCCTGTTGCTCGGGACCGCGCCAGATCTCTCCGACGAGCGCCGGCAGGCTTTCGTCCGCTTCTCCTTGCAGAACGACGGTGACGAAGACTTCTGGGACCGGTTGCGCGGCACGCCCCGCTTCGACGACGCAACCGTCGCCGCCGCGCAGTTCACGGTCGGCCTCGGCGCGCTCAGTTCGCACCTGCCGCTCGTGCGTCTGATTCAGTCCGAACGTACCCAGGGCCGGGTGACGAGGTTGCGCGATCTGGCGAGTTGGACGTGGAACGAATGGCGGGGGCTCATCGCCCGGGCTGGTGCTCCACCGGACACGCCCGGCAGGACGGAAGCGGAGAAAACCGACGGCTACGCGACGCAGATGACACGGCTTGTGGAGGCGATCTTCCCGACGGCATCGGTCGCCTACAAGCTTGGTCGATCGACGCGGTTGGAGATCCCGTTCAAGAGGGATATCAGCCGCTTCCTGCTGAACACCGAGGGCTTCGATCTTAAGCGCACGCACATCGACAGTTTTGTGCGGGAACATGGGGCGCCAGCCGACGTCGCCGACGTCGAGGGCTTCGCGCGTGAACTCAAGCGCCTGCAGCGGGTTTTTAAGCTCGTTCCGGAGCACGACAAGTTCGAAGCCATGGAGGCGCTGCTGAGACAGGGTCTGGATTCCGCCCATGCGGTGTATGCCCGCGGGGAGGCGACTCTCCTTCGTGAACTGAACGAGCCGCTCGGCGGCGAGAGCCCTGTTGCCGAGGTCGTGAGGAAGGCCGGCCACATCGTCGATGTTTCGCAGTTCCTGCACGCGGCCTACGCGCCGGGGTTCCGCCGCACAAGGCTGGCCGTCACGGAAGATCCATCGCCGTGGATCGCGGAAATGCCGGATCTGCGAGCGCTGTTCGGCTCGCAGAGCTTCTGCGCGTGCGAGCACTGCCGTTCGGTCTACAGCCCGGCGGCGTATCTGGTCGATCTGCTGCACTGGCTGGAGTCGGTGCCGGGGACGCGCGGCGACAGGAACGCGCTGGCCGTCTTATCGAGCCGCCGGCCCGACCTCCAAGAAATCGAGCTCTCGTGCGCGAACACGAATACGGCCCTGCCCTACATCGATCTGGTGAACGAGATGCTCGAACGGGCCGTGGCGCCGCTGCTGTTCTCGCTTTCGGCGGCCGACTTTACCGAGATCCCCGCCCTTGCCCGTGAATTAGACGGCGGCGCGGTGCCTCGTCGCGTGCGCGTCGCCTTCACCGAGGCGGGCGTCGATCTCTCCGAGACTCCGGTCGTGACCGTCGCCGCGGCCGGTCGCGAATGGACGCTGGCCGACAAGGGCCGGACTTATCGGATCGGCAGAAGGGGCGACGAAGGACTCATCGTAGCCCCGGGCACCCCTCAGACGCGCGGCGTCGCGGAGGAACTCCGTGTTCACCCCGAGCATATCCACGCGCCCGCCTACGAGAGGCTTGCCGCCGCGATCTACCCGTGGACGCTGCCTTTCGATCTATTCGCCGAGGAGGCCAGGCTCTTTCTGGAGCACCTGCGTGTGCCGCGCCACCGGTTGATGGCGGTGATGCGCCGCGACGGCGCTGCGTCTTTGCTCGATGTCGCGAGCGAACGCCTGCGCTTGACCGCCGCCGAGCACGCGATCCTGACAGGAACGAGCGACCGCGAGCCCTGGGCGTGCTGGGGTCTGCGAGAAACCGGCAATGTCGTGGACGAGCCGGCGACCGGCACCACGGTGAGCCTTGCCTGGATCGACGCGCTGCGCCGTGTGCCGGTGTTCTTGCGGCAGTCCGGTTTGCAGTTCGATGAATTGAAGACCTTGCTTGAAGCCAAGTATGTCAATCCTGACGGCGGACTTGTGATCGAGTTTCCAGTCCCTGCGACGCCAGAAGAAGCAGTCCGTGCGTCGATGTGCGATGTGGAGAAGGCCCGCATCGCCTTGCCGACAGACGAGGCGCAGGCCAGGGCTGCTTTGGAGCGCATTGAGCGTTTTGTTCGGCTCCGGCGCACACTCGGCTGGTCCGTCCCTGAACTCGACGCGGCGCTGCGCGCCCTGGGCGGATCAGGCCTCACCACCGGCCTGTTGATCGATCTGGCCCGGATTCTTGAACTTCGCGAAGCGGTGAAGGTGCCGCCGATCGAGATGCTGAGCTGGTGGCACACGATCGATACGGTCTCCTATCGGAACAGGCCTTCCTTCTACGACCAGGTGTTCCTGAACAAGGGAGTGTTGAACCCGGTCGATCCGGTCTTCGCGCTGAACAGAGATCGGACGGAGTTGTTCGGCGCGGGAAGCCCCCTCGCCGACCATGTCACCGCGCTGATGGCCGGCCTTGGTGTCACCGAAAGCGAACTGGGCGCTCTCCTGCAAGCGCTCGATGGGACTTCCCGCACGCTCGATTTGCGCGTCCTTTCGGCGTTGTACCGCACCGTGTCGCTGGCGCGGGCGCTCAGACTGTCGATCAAGGACCTGCTCGCTCTCAAGGCGTTGAGCGGACGGGATCCGTTCGCCGATCCTCGTGCAAGCCACGAGTTCGTGGAGACCGTCGCGCTGGTGCGCACCATACCCATCGGTATCGGGCAGCTCGACTACCTGCTCAATCACCGCGTGGAACATCCGAGCGCGAGCTACATACCCGGCGAGGCGGAGACGGCGCAGTTCCTCGTCGCGCTGCGTCGAATGCTGCGGGCCATTGCGGACGAGACCGCCGAGGCGCCGGATCCGGCCGGGGAACGTGTGCGCGACACCCTCGCCGCGCTGCTTCCCGCGGAACTGGCCGAGCGGGCGGAGATTCTCGTGCGCGGAACCTCGACCGAGACAGAGGACGTGCAGCGCGCGTTCATCGGAGAACACTTCGCGCCTTTTCTGACGGCCGGTGGTATCGCCGTCGCGGATGCGCAACGCGCGCTCGTCGGGCCGGATGCTCTGCGAGATCAAGAATCGCGCTTCAACTACGTGGCGCCGATCCTGCTTCGCTACTTGCGCCGGTCCAGCCTGGTCAAGCAGCAGGTTGCCGATGCCTTGGGGCTCGATCTCGCCGCGGCGGATCGCTTGCTGACTGCGCTGGTGCCCTCACGATTCGACCGCCGCCAAGCCGCAATTGCCGACTTTCTCGCGCCTGTGTTCGTCGCCGGCGAGATCGACCCGATCACGCGCGCATCCCTGCCGCACCAGTTCGACAGCTTCGTCCTGCTGAGCAAGATCGCGATCCTTGTCAAGGCATTGGGCATCCCAACGACTATGCTGGACTGGCTCTTCATCCAAGCGCCCGCGCTCGGCTGGCTGGACCTGGCCGCGCTGCCGTTGACACCCACCGCGTCGGATGACCCGGAACGCCCTGCACGCTTCGCCGCCTGGTTGCGCATGGCCCGCGCCGCCAGACTCGAAGGTGAGCTGCCACGCGGCGGTCCCAGTCTCTATGCCCTCCTTGCCCGGCTCAACGCCGTCGATACAGCCGCGCCCGCAAACGAGAAGAACGGCGCGAAGACGGCCTTCTTTGCCGGCCTGCTCGAACGCACTCGCTGGCGAGCGGAAGATCTCGAATCTCTCGTCGGCGCGGCGGACGACCACGAGGCAACCGGTTTGCTTGGACTGCGTTTCCCAGACGATTGGTCGGGCGAACGCGGTCTTGAGCGATTGGAACATCTGACGCAGGTGTTCCGTCAACTCCGCGCTCTGGGAGTGTCCGCCGAGCAGGCCTGGTCGTGGGGTGCTCCGGTGATGACGGCCGGGCTGGCGTCGGATATCCGCAAGGCGGTCAAGGCGCGGTACGACGTCGAACAGTGGCGGCGCATCGCGACGCCACTGCGCGATGCGCTGCGCGAACGTCAGCGAGACGCGCTCGTGAGTCACCTGATCGCCCATGGAGCGGCCACCGAGACCGCCCCAACGTTCAAGAATGCCAACGACCTCTTTGCCCATTACCTTATCGACACCGAGATGAGCGCCTGCATGATGACCTCGCGCATCAAGCAAGCGAACGGCGCCGTGCAGCTTTTCGTGCAGCGCTGCCTGATGAACCTGGAGCCTGGCCTCGCCTTGACCGCGAGGGATGCCGAGCAATGGCAATGGATGAAGACCTATCGCGTCTGGGAAGCCAACCGCAAGGCCTTTCTCTACCCTGAAAATTGGATCGAGCCCGAGTTGCGCGACGACAAGAGCCCCTTTTTCAAGGAGCTGGAACACGCGCTGCTGCAGAACGAGGTGCGGGAAGACGTCGTCGAAAATGCGTTCGCGACCTACCTGCACCGGCTGGGCGAAGTCGCCCGGTTAGAGATGGCCGGTATGTATCAGCAGACGGAACCGGGTCCCGATGGCGTCAACGTGCTGCATGTCTTCGGCCGCACGCGCAACACACCCCATCTCTACTTCTACCGGCGCTGGGTGAACCGGTCGTACTGGACGCCCTGGGAGCGGGTGGACGTCGACATTCAGGGCGACCACCTGATCCCTGTGGTATGGAACCGGCGTCTGTATCTCTTCTGGCCGATCTTCACGGAGAAGGCTGTTGAGTCTTCGCGTATTTCGGAGGCAGATACGGGGACCCCGCCCCGGAAATACTGGCAGATCCAGTTGGCGTGGAGTGAGTACAAGAATGGGATGTGGACGGCGAAGCGCGTCTCTCCGACCCTGACCGATGTGACCGATCCCGATCATCTGTTTGACTTCGCTTCTCAGTCTACCTATTTCTTCTCCGTCAGTGCTACAAGTGCTGATGAACTTGTCTTCAACGTGGCCCGCATGACGGGCTGGGTTGAGACACGTGGAAATATTCAACTGAGCGGACAAGATGGCGTTGTAACGCCGAGGCGAGGGGCACCATTTCCTCGTCGCAGAGGTCCGGTGGGTAGCGAGGAACACTACATGAAGTTCCGAGACGATGCACTTGAGAGATGGCTTTACCTCCCAACGACGACTGGACATGATCGCGTCTTGGAGACGACCCTTGGCACCTACTACATCCTGCCTGGACATCAAAGGCATGACTTCACTGCTACCGATGGTCCTTTCTTTTATGAAGATGACTTACGGACGTTTTGCATCAGGCCTGAGCTCACAGCGAGGAGTGATTCGCCTGGTCGCTTGGTCCGTGGCGCGCTCGAACCTGGTCGCGATCTGGACGTGAGGTTCACGTCCGGCTACAGATTCTTATCTTTCTACCACCCCTACGTCGGCACCCTCATCAACCAACTGAATCGGCATGGCATCGACGGCCTTCTTGCCGCCGATCGCGTCGGCGAAGTCCCGTTGCTGTCCCGTCAGCAGATCGAGGCCTACTACTTCGGACCGGAGGCCCCCGAGCGGCGGAGCGAGAACCTCTATCGTCCCACGCGTTCAGTCGTTCAGCCTTATCCGAAGGACGAGATCGACTTCTCCCATGGCGGAGCGTATTCGCTTTACAACTGGGAATTATTCTTCCACGCTCCGCTGCTGATTGCCGACCGGCTCGGCAGGAACCAGCGGTTCGAGGAGGCCATGCGCTGGTTCCACTACATCTTCGATCCGACCGTCGGGGAGGACCGGTCTCTCTCTGAACGAGATCGCCGTTCTCCGGCGCGCTACTGGAAGGTCAAGCCTTTCTTCGAGAACGAACAGGTTGACGAAGCCGGGCGTCCCCACGCGATTCGGTTTCTCTTGCGCTTGCTCCACTACGACGGCCGACGCGCCGATTGGCGCGAGCTCAAAGCGGAGTTCGAGAACCAGATCCGTCAGTGGCGTGACAATCCCTTCAAGCCGCATCTGATCGCGCGGCTGCGGATTTCGGCGTACCAGTGGGCTGTCGTCATGAAGTACCTCGATAATCTCATCGCCTGGGGTGATCAGCTCTTCCGCAAGGACACGATCGAGTCGATCAACGAGGCCACGCTGCTGTATGTCAGGGCCGCGGAGATTCTGGGAGATCGTCCGGTGCAGCTTGCCGGCGAGGAGATGTCGGCAAAAACGTACCGGGACCTCAATGAATCCGGCCTGGACGCATTCGGCAACGCGGCGATTGAGAATCTGCCGGGCGTGGACGCGGACGGCGACATCGGCGGGACCGGCGCCGGGGCGCCGCTGTTCCGATCCCTCTACTTCTGCGCACCGCCCAATGACAAGCTGTTGGGCTACTGGGACACGGTGGCCGATCGCCTCTTCAAGATCCGGCACTGCATGAACATCGAGAGCAGGGTGCGCGAACTGCCGCTGTTCGAGCCGCCCATCGATCCGGCCTTGCTGGTGCGGGCCGCCGCCGCGGGCGTCGATCTACGCAGCGCCCTGAGCGACATCCATGCTCCGCTGCCGCACTACCGGTTCCGAGTGATGCTGCAAAAGGCGGTGGAATTCTGCGGCGACGTCAAGGCCCTCGGCGCGGCGCTGCTGGCCTCGCTGGAGAAGAAGGACGGGGAAGCGATGGCGCTGCTGCGGGCCGGTCACGAGGTCGGCCTGCTGGAGTCGCTCAGGCATGTCAAGACCATGCAGGTCGACGAGGCCAAAGAGGCCGTCGAGGGTTTGCGGAAATCGAGATCGGTCGTCGAGGCGAGGTGGCATTTTTATCGCGAGATCAAAAAGGTAAGCGATCAGGAGAAGACTTATAAAGATCTTTTAGTTGTGGCTCACGCGTTTGGCCTTGTCGCGCAAGGTATCCAGGCCGGTGTGTCCGCTGCGCATCTCCTCCCAAACTTCGATGTGGGGACAGCGGGATGGGCGGCGACTCCTGTCGTCAAGGCTTCCTTCGGAGGGAACAACTTTGGCAGTGCGCTCCAGGCAGCCGCCGGTGTGGTGAACATGCTGGCAACGCATTACGCGCATGATGCCAACATGGCCTCCATCCAAGGGGCACATGAAAGGCGATGGGCGGAATGGAAGCTGAACGAAGAACTTGCCTCCAAAGAGTTGGATCAAATCGACAAGCAGATCGCGGCCGCGGAGATTCGTCTGGCGATCGCCAAAAAGGATCTTGAGAACCACGATAAGCAGATCGAGAACGCGAAAGAGGTCGATGCCTTCATGCGAGAGAAGTTCACCAACCAGGAGCTTTATAACTGGATGGTCTCTCAGGTCTCCGGCCTGTACTTTCAGGGCTACCAGATGGCCTACGAGTTGGCCAAGCGGGCGGAGCGGGCGTTGCGGCACGAACTGGCGCTCCTGGACGCCAACTTCATCACCTTCGGCCACTGGGACAATCTGAAAAAGGGGCTCCTCGCCGGCGAGAAGCTCCACCATGACCTCAAGCGCATGGAAGTGGCGTACCTGGAGCGCAACCGCCGCGAATACGAACTGACCAAGCATGTGTCGCTGGCGCAGCTCGACCCACTGGCGCTGCTTCAACTCAAACAGACAGGTGAGTGCGAGTTCGCAATCCCCGAGATGCTGTTCGACTTCGATCATCCCGGGCATTACATGCGGCGGATCAAGACGGTGGGTCTGACCATTCCCTGCGTCGTGGGGCCCTACATCAGTGTAGGGGCCAAGCTGACGCTGACGAGAAGCCGATTCCGAACCAGTGCGGATATCGCGGCCGGTTATGCCTATGGCGGGCCGGACGACGATCGCTTCACGCATGACCCGATCGGCATCCAATCCATCGCGACCAGCACGGCGCAGCGCGATGCCGGGCTGTTCGAGCTGAATTTCGGCGACGACCGTTATCTGCCCTTTGAAGGCGCCGGGGCTGTGAGTGAGTGGCATTTGGAGCTGCCCGGCGAGCATCGCCAGTTCGACTACCATACCATCAGCGATGTGATCCTGCATGTGCGGTACACGGCGCGGGAAGGCGGCGATTCGTTGCGTGACGCGGCTGTCGCACAGATCACGCGGTTCATCGAGGATGGAAGGGCCGCCGGGTCGGTGCGCCTCTTTTCCGTGCGTCACGAGTTCCCCGGCGAATGGCATCGCTTCAAGACACAGACGCCGCCTGAAGGTCAACGCCATGAACTGGTGCTGGCCCTGCGACCGGAACATTACCCGTTCTGGGCGCAGGGGCGGCTCAACGGCGTGAGCAGGATCGATTTGCTGGCGCGGAGCAGCCGGAGCGGCGTGACGGTCGCCGATCGCGCAATCGGCGGCAATACGGACAATTTGAATAGGGATGCCGCGCTGGGCAACTTGCTCGTCGGCGGATTGACAGCCATCCCGTTACCCACGAGGCCGACCGGCGAGGTCTCGCTCTACTTCGAGAATGCCGAGCTTGACGATCTCTGGCTTGCGGTGAGTTGGACAGGATAG
- a CDS encoding sigma-54-dependent transcriptional regulator, whose translation MDQEHLLVVDDDEGLLHLLKMRLAAMGFVVTPCTTGAEAIEAAKKKMFNLVITDLRLRDEDGLDVTEELLRIHPGLPVIILTAHGSIPNAVEAMQRGAFGYLTKPFDDKDLKATIEKALAQQRMSREIQRLKSLVKELYGLENVVARSPAMQRLFQQIAQVADSDATILLFGETGTGKEVMARVIHTNSRRSKGPFVALNCAAIPETLFESELFGHVKGAFTSAHGAKRGLFQMANGGTLFLDEIGEMPLSMQAKLLRAVQEREVREVGAETTTKVDVRIIAATNKDLGEAVKHGRFRNDLYYRISVVPLFIPPLRDRRDDIPLLAQHFLKLSAARANKEMKGFTPAALHRLMVNPWLGNVRELENVIEKAVVMSRQDMITPDLLPSVGVSPEAPLKPLTEAREEFERTYLKNLLQLTGGNISRAAQFAGRYRADFYKMLKKYGLHPSMTKGKSDHEIEEIERESALTETEH comes from the coding sequence ATGGATCAAGAACATCTGTTGGTCGTTGACGATGACGAAGGATTGCTCCATTTGCTGAAGATGCGACTGGCCGCCATGGGATTCGTCGTGACTCCTTGCACGACGGGGGCGGAGGCGATTGAAGCGGCTAAAAAGAAAATGTTCAACCTCGTCATCACGGATTTGCGACTCCGGGATGAAGACGGACTGGACGTGACGGAGGAGCTGTTGCGCATTCATCCCGGTTTACCGGTGATTATTCTCACGGCTCACGGCAGCATACCCAATGCGGTGGAAGCGATGCAGCGCGGCGCCTTCGGCTATTTGACCAAGCCGTTCGACGACAAGGATCTCAAGGCCACCATCGAAAAGGCGTTGGCGCAGCAACGGATGAGTCGGGAGATTCAACGGCTCAAGTCGTTGGTCAAGGAGCTTTACGGCCTGGAAAACGTGGTGGCGCGAAGTCCGGCGATGCAGCGGCTGTTTCAGCAGATCGCCCAGGTGGCCGACTCAGATGCCACCATCCTGCTGTTCGGAGAAACGGGGACCGGAAAAGAGGTCATGGCCCGGGTCATCCATACTAACAGTCGGCGGAGCAAGGGGCCGTTTGTGGCGCTGAATTGCGCCGCCATTCCGGAAACGCTGTTCGAGAGCGAGCTGTTCGGCCACGTGAAGGGGGCGTTCACAAGCGCCCATGGCGCCAAACGCGGCCTGTTTCAAATGGCGAACGGCGGGACGCTCTTTCTGGACGAGATCGGCGAGATGCCTCTGTCCATGCAGGCCAAATTGCTGCGCGCCGTGCAGGAGCGGGAGGTGCGAGAGGTCGGAGCAGAAACGACCACGAAGGTGGACGTTCGCATCATCGCCGCGACGAACAAGGACCTGGGCGAAGCGGTCAAGCACGGCCGGTTCCGCAACGATCTCTATTACCGCATCTCGGTCGTGCCGTTGTTTATTCCGCCGCTGCGGGACCGACGCGACGATATTCCGTTGTTGGCGCAGCATTTCCTCAAGTTGAGCGCCGCTCGCGCGAACAAAGAAATGAAGGGCTTCACTCCCGCCGCCCTCCATCGTCTCATGGTGAATCCATGGCTCGGCAACGTGCGCGAGCTGGAAAACGTGATCGAAAAAGCCGTCGTCATGTCGCGCCAAGACATGATCACGCCAGACCTCCTGCCCTCGGTGGGAGTCTCACCGGAGGCGCCGCTCAAGCCACTCACGGAAGCGAGAGAGGAATTCGAACGGACGTACCTCAAGAACCTTCTTCAACTGACCGGCGGCAACATCTCCCGCGCCGCGCAATTCGCCGGCCGGTATCGGGCCGATTTCTACAAGATGCTCAAGAAATACGGCCTGCATCCTTCCATGACAAAGGGCAAGTCGGATCACGAGATCGAGGAAATCGAGCGGGAGAGCGCCCTCACGGAAACGGAGCACTAA